The stretch of DNA GTCGCGCTCGACCGCCGAGGCCTCGGCGCCGGTCAGCGTCGAGTTGAGCACCGCGGCGCGCACGCCGGCCTCGGTCAGCGCCGCGACCTGGTCCTGCATCAGCGCGATCAGCGGCGACACCACGATGCCCACGCCATCGCCGGCGCGCTGGCGCAGCAGCGCCGGAATCTGGTAGCACAGCGACTTGCCGCCGCCGGTCGGCATCAGCACCAGGCAATCGCCGCCGGTGGCGACGTGGTCGATGATCTCGGCCTGGCGCCCGCGGAAGGCGTGGTAGCCGAAGACATCCTTGAGGATCGCCAGTGCTTGCGACATGGACAACGGAAATGCTGGAGCCGGAAAAGCCGTAACCTTACCACTAAGGGGGCCCGCCGCCGCGCCCGCGCAGCAAACTCTCCGATGTTTCTCACGAAAGGCCGGCGCCGCGCGCGGACGAAAAAAAAGCCCGGCTGGATCAGCCGGGCTTTGGTCCGCCTTGCGGCGGTCATCACTGCATCGAGATCAGGCGTTGTCGCCTTCGCCCTCGGTCGCCTGCACCACCGGCGGCTCGATGAAGAGCGACTGCTCTTCTTCGGCGATCGCCTGGGCGCGTTCGCGCTCGGAGGCCTCGCGCGCCTTGCGGGCACGGTGGTAGGCCAGGCCGGTACCGGCCGGGATCAGGCGGCCGACGATCACGTTTTCCTTCAGGCCACGCAGGTCGTCGGTCTTGCCCATGATCGCGGCTTCGGTCAGCACGCGCGTGGTTTCCTGGAACGATGCCGCCGAGATGAAGCTGTCGGTCGACAGCGACGCCTTGGTAATACCCAGCAGCAGGTTCTCGTAGGTCGCCGGACGCTTGCCTTCGGCGATCACGCGGTCGTTCTCGTCGAGCAGTTCCGAACGCTCCACCTGTTCACCCGGGATGAACTTGGTGTCGCCCACATCGACGATCTGGACCCGACGCAGCATCTGGCGAACGATCACCTCGATGTGCTTGTCGTTGATCTTCACGCCCTGCAGACGGTACACGTCCTGGACTTCGTCGACGATGTAGTGCGCCAGCTCTTCGATGCCCTTCAGGCGCAGGATGTCGTGCGGGTCCGCCGGACCTTCCACGATCATTTCGCCCTTGTTCACCACCTGGCCGTCGTGCACCAGCACCTGCTTTTCCTTCGCGATCAGGAACTCGTGGGCATTGCCGTCCAGGTCGGTGATGACCAGGCGCTGCTTGCCCTTGGTGTCCTTGCCGAACGAGGTCGTGCCGGTGACTTCCGCCAGCACGGCGGCATCCTTCGGCGAACGCGCTTCGAACAGCTCGGCCACGCGCGGCAGACCACCGGTAATGTCGCGGGTCTTCTGCGACTCGGTCGGGATACGCGCGAGCACTTCACCCACGTGCACCTGCTGGCCGTCCTTCACGGTAATCAGCGCGCCGACCTGGAAGCCGATGGTCACGGAATGGTCCGTGCCCGGGATCTTCACTTCCTGGCCGTTGGCGTCGAGCAGCTTCACCTGCGGGCGGATGCCCTTGGTTGCGGCCGTGCGGCGCTTGGCGTCGATCACCACCAGGGTCGACAGGCCCGTCACTTCGTCCATCTGCTTGGCGACGGTCACGCCTTCTTCGACGTTCTCGAACTTGATCGTGCCCGAGTACTCGGAGACGATCGGGCGCGTCAGCGCGTCCCAGGTCGCCAGCTGCGTGCCGGCCTTGATCGACTGGCCGTCCTGCACCAGCAGCGTGGCGCCGTACGGGATCTTGTGGCGCTCGCGCTCGCGGCCGTGGTCGTCGGTGATCAGCGCCTCGCCCGAACGCGAGATCACGATCAGTTCGCCCTTGGCGTTGGTCACGTAGCGCATGGTCGCGGTGAAGCGGACCGTACCGGTCGCCTTCGCTTCCACGCTCGAGGCCACTGCCGCACGCGATGCCGCACCACCGATGTGGAACGTACGCATGGTCAGCTGCGTGCCCGGCTCACCGATCGACTGGGCGGCAATCACGCCCACCGCTTCGCCCGAGTTCACCAGCACGCCGCGGCCCAGGTCGCGGCCGTAGCACTTGGCGCACAGGCCGTAGCGCGTGTCGCACGACAGCGGGGTGCGAACCTTGACTTCGTCCACGCCGATGTTGTCGATCAGCTCGACCAGGTCTTCGTCCAGCAGCGTGCCGGATTCGATCGCGGTTTCCTGGGTTTCCGGGTTGACCACGTCAGCCACGGTCACGCGGCCGAGGATACGGTCGCGCAGGGCTTCGATCACTTCACCGCCTTCGACCAGGGCCTTCATGGCCACGCCGTTGGAGGTGCCGCAGTCGTCTTCCACCACGACCAGATCCTGCGTCACGTCGACCAGACGACGGGTCAGGTAACCCGAGTTCGCGGTCTTCAGTGCGGTATCGGCCAGGCCCTTACGGGCGCCGTGGGTCGAGATGAAGTACTGCAGAACGTTCAGGCCTTCACGGAAGTTCGCCGTAATCGGCGTTTCAATGATCGAGCCATCCGGCTTGGCCATCAGGCCGCGCATGCCGGCCAGCTGGCGGATCTGCGCGGCGGAACCCCGTGCGCCCGAGTCGGCCATCATGTAGATGGAGTTGAACGACTCCTGCTTCACGGTCTTGCCTTCGCGGTCGACCACGTCCTCGTGCTGCAGCTGCTCCATCATCGCCTTGCCCACCTGGTCGCCGGCGGCGCCCCAGATGTCCACGACGTTGTTGTAGCGCTCCTGGTCGGTCACCAGACCCGACATGTACTGCTTGTCGTATTCCTTCACCTTGGCCGAGGCCTCGGCGATGATCTTTTCCTTCGCCGGCGGCACCAGCATGTCGTCGATCGCGATCGAGATACCGGCGCGGGTCGCCAGGCGGAAGCCCGACTGCAGCAGCTTGTCAGCGAAGATCACGGTCTCGCGCAGGCCGCAGCGGCGGAACGCCGTGTTGATCAGGCGCGAGATTTCCTTCTTCTTCAGCGGCTTGTTCAGCACCGAGAACGGCAGGCCCTTTGGCAGGAT from Cupriavidus taiwanensis encodes:
- the rpoC gene encoding DNA-directed RNA polymerase subunit beta', with the translated sequence MKALLDLFKQVQQEEQFDAIKIGLASPEKIRSWSYGEVKKPETINYRTFKPERDGLFCAKIFGPIKDYECLCGKYKRLKHRGVICEKCGVEVTLAKVRRERMGHIELAAPTAHIWFLKSLPSRLGMVLDMTLRDIERVLYFEAFVVIEPGMTPLKKSQIMSEDDYLAKCDEYGEGEFVAMMGAEGIRELLRGIDIEKQIEQIRAELQATGSEAKIKKFAKRLKVLEAFQRSGIKPEWMILEVLPVLPPELRPLVPLDGGRFATSDLNDLYRRVINRNNRLKRLLELKAPEIIVRNEKRMLQEAVDSLLDNGRRGKAMTGANKRPLKSLAEMIKGKGGRFRQNLLGKRVDYSGRSVIVVGPTLKLHQCGLPKLMALELFKPFIFHKLETMGIATTIKAAKKEVESQTPVVWDILEEVIREHPVMLNRAPTLHRLGIQAFEPVLIEGKAIQLHPLVCAAFNADFDGDQMAVHVPLSLEAQMEARTLMLASNNVLFPANGDPSIVPSQDVVLGLYYTTRDKINGKGEGMTFADISEVIRAYENKEVELASRVNVRITEYELVDKDAEGDARFAPKITLQATTVGRAILSEILPKGLPFSVLNKPLKKKEISRLINTAFRRCGLRETVIFADKLLQSGFRLATRAGISIAIDDMLVPPAKEKIIAEASAKVKEYDKQYMSGLVTDQERYNNVVDIWGAAGDQVGKAMMEQLQHEDVVDREGKTVKQESFNSIYMMADSGARGSAAQIRQLAGMRGLMAKPDGSIIETPITANFREGLNVLQYFISTHGARKGLADTALKTANSGYLTRRLVDVTQDLVVVEDDCGTSNGVAMKALVEGGEVIEALRDRILGRVTVADVVNPETQETAIESGTLLDEDLVELIDNIGVDEVKVRTPLSCDTRYGLCAKCYGRDLGRGVLVNSGEAVGVIAAQSIGEPGTQLTMRTFHIGGAASRAAVASSVEAKATGTVRFTATMRYVTNAKGELIVISRSGEALITDDHGRERERHKIPYGATLLVQDGQSIKAGTQLATWDALTRPIVSEYSGTIKFENVEEGVTVAKQMDEVTGLSTLVVIDAKRRTAATKGIRPQVKLLDANGQEVKIPGTDHSVTIGFQVGALITVKDGQQVHVGEVLARIPTESQKTRDITGGLPRVAELFEARSPKDAAVLAEVTGTTSFGKDTKGKQRLVITDLDGNAHEFLIAKEKQVLVHDGQVVNKGEMIVEGPADPHDILRLKGIEELAHYIVDEVQDVYRLQGVKINDKHIEVIVRQMLRRVQIVDVGDTKFIPGEQVERSELLDENDRVIAEGKRPATYENLLLGITKASLSTDSFISAASFQETTRVLTEAAIMGKTDDLRGLKENVIVGRLIPAGTGLAYHRARKAREASERERAQAIAEEEQSLFIEPPVVQATEGEGDNA